In Plasmodium gaboni strain SY75 chromosome 14, whole genome shotgun sequence, one genomic interval encodes:
- a CDS encoding putative heat shock protein 90 translates to MQNVYIGNKIKLIILYFFCVLFLKDYEGTEAFNLARSTEKLNYILNYKTPNRYDLSNNVNKLFFEKQKKKIEFNRKPLNSFNDDVKTVREDISSDSSPVEKYNFKAEVNKVMDIIVNSLYTDKDVFLRELISNASDACDKKRIILENNKLIKDAEVVTNEEIKNKADEEKTDNVNESPDKKENVEEEKNDVKKLIIKIKPDKEKKTLTITDNGIGMDKNELINNLGTIAQSGTAKFLKQIEEGKADSNLIGQFGVGFYSSFLVSNRVEVYTKKEDQIYRWSSDLKGSFSVNEIKKYDQEYDDIKGSGTKIILHLKEECDEYLEDYKLKELIKKYSEFIKFPIEIWSEKIDYERVPDDSVSLKDGDKMKMKTITKRYHEWEKINVQLPIWKQDEKTLTENDYYSFYKNTFKAYDDPLAYVHFNVEGQISFNSILYIPGSLPWELSKNMFDEESRGIRLYVKRVFINDKFSESIPRWLTFLRGIVDSENLPLNVGREILQKSKMLSIINKRIVLKSISMMRGLKETGGDKWTKFINTFGKYLKIGVVEDKENQEEIASLVEFYSINSGDKKTDLDSYIENMKEDQKCIYYISGENKKTAQNSPSLEKLKALNYDVLFSLEPIDEFCLSSLTVNKYKGYEVLDVNKADLKLKKENDQNKSDSLDKQKMEYEILCRWLHNKFSHKVHEVRISDRLINSPALLVQGEMGMSPSMQKYMKQQATAQGISENEMFGGQSANQPVLEINPNHFIIKQLNHLIQIDKMNSQNSEIAEQIFDVASMQGGYTIDDTGLFAKRVIGMMEKNAEQYLMNVQSNVTNNPLNNTSNSEIPQTNSPNESQSEMKSTNEIDDNTNISENKINESSSNQNNMSENSIAEQNNMNNITESDMNKINLDKNNLSQNNTLKQDSGLFNLDPSILNSNMLSGSDKTLL, encoded by the coding sequence atgcaaaatgtttatattgggaacaaaataaaacttataatattgtactttttttgtgtgttgtttttaaaagatTATGAAGGAACAGAAGCTTTTAATTTAGCTCGATCTACGGAGAAattgaattatatattaaattacAAAACACCGAACAGATATGATTTAAGTAACaatgtaaataaattattttttgaaaagcaaaaaaagaaaattgAGTTTAATAGGAAGCCTTTAAATAGTTTTAATGACGATGTTAAAACAGTTAGAGAGGACATATCATCAGATAGTTCTCCTGtggaaaaatataatttcaAAGCAGAGGTTAATAAAGTTATGGATATTATCGttaattctttatataCAGATAAAGATGTGTTCTTGAGAGAATTAATTTCAAATGCCTCTGATGCGTGTGAtaagaaaagaataatattggaaaataataaattaataaaagatGCTGAAGTAGTTACAAATgaggaaataaaaaataaagcGGATGAGGAAAAAACAGATAATGTAAATGAATCACCagataaaaaagaaaacgtggaagaggaaaaaaatgatgttaaaaaattaataattaaaataaaacctgataaagagaaaaaaacaTTAACTATAACAGATAATGGTATAGGTATGGATAAAAATGAGTTAATTAATAATCTTGGTACAATAGCTCAATCTGGAACTGctaaatttttaaaacaaataGAAGAAGGAAAAGCAGATAGTAATTTAATAGGACAATTTGGTGTTGGTTTTTATTCTTCTTTTCTGGTATCTAATAGAGTTGAAGTGtatacaaaaaaagaagatcAAATTTATCGATGGTCTTCAGATTTGAAAGGTAGTTTTAGTgtaaatgaaataaaaaaatatgatcaagaatatgatgatattaAAGGTAGTGGAACCAAAATTATTTTACACTTGAAAGAAGAATGTGATGAATATTTAGAAgattataaattaaaagaattaataaaaaaatattctgAGTTTATTAAATTCCCAATAGAAATATGGTCAGAAAAGATTGATTATGAAAGAGTTCCAGATGATTCTGTATCATTAAAAGATGGAgataaaatgaaaatgaaaacaaTTACGAAACGATATCATGAATGGGAAAAAATTAATGTACAATTACCAATATGGAAACAAGATGAAAAAACATTAACAGaaaatgattattatagtttttataaaaatacatttaaGGCATATGATGACCCATTAGCTTATGTTCATTTTAATGTAGAAGGACAAATCTCATTTAAttctattttatatattccaGGTTCTTTACCATGGGAATTaagtaaaaatatgtttGACGAAGAATCTAGAGGAATCAgattatatgtaaaaagagtttttataaatgaCAAATTTTCTGAATCTATACCACGTTGGTTAACCTTTCTCAGAGGTATTGTAGATAGTGAGAACTTACCATTAAATGTAGGAAGAgaaatattacaaaaatcaaaaatgctatctattataaataaaagaattgTACTTAAAAGTATTAGTATGATGAGAGGATTAAAAGAAACAGGAGGTGATAAATGGACTAAATTTATTAACACATTTGGTAAATACCTCAAAATTGGTGTGGTAgaagataaagaaaatCAAGAAGAAATTGCATCATTAGTCGAATTTTATTCAATTAATAGTGGTGATAAAAAAACAGATCTTGATTcttatatagaaaatatgaaagaagatcaaaaatgtatttattatatctcaggagaaaataaaaaaaccGCTCAAAATTCCCCTTCTTTAGAAAAATTGAAAGCATTAAATTATGATGTTCTATTCTCTTTAGAACCAATTGATGAATTTTGTTTATCCTCCCTAACCgttaataaatataaaggaTATGAAGTCTTAGACGTAAATAAAGCCGACCTTAagttaaaaaaagaaaatgatcAAAATAAATCAGACAGTCTAGATAAACAGAAAATGgaatatgaaatattatgtaGATGGCTACATAACAAATTTTCGCATAAAGTACATGAAGTACGAATTTCAGATCGTTTGATTAATTCACCTGCTTTATTAGTTCAAGGTGAAATGGGTATGTCACCTTCCATgcaaaaatatatgaaacAACAAGCTACTGCTCAAGGTATATCAGAAAATGAAATGTTTGGAGGCCAATCTGCAAATCAACCAGTATTAGAAATTAACCCtaatcattttattataaaacaaTTAAATCATTTAATACAAATTGATAAAATGAATTCACAAAATTCAGAAATTGCTGAGCAAATATTTGATGTTGCATCAATGCAGGGAGGATATACTATAGACGATACGGGTCTCTTTGCCAAGAGAGTTATAGGAATGATGGAAAAAAATGCTGAACAATATTTAATGAATGTACAAAGTAATGTAACAAACAATCCATTAAATAATACTTCTAATTCGGAAATACCCCAAACTAATTCTCCAAATGAATCACAAAGTGAAATGAAATCAACAAATGAAATTGATGATAATACTAATATAAGcgaaaataaaattaatgaaAGCAGTTCcaatcaaaataatatgagCGAAAATAGTATTGctgaacaaaataatatgaataacATAACTGAGAGtgatatgaataaaataaatttagataaaaataatttgaGCCAAAATAATACGCTTAAACAAGATTCCGGTTTATTTAATTTAGATCCAAGTATTCTAAATAGTAACATGCTAAGTGGTTCAGAtaaaacattattataG
- a CDS encoding putative zinc finger protein, whose protein sequence is MFKKRCIGNVKNRKKAEDIKDGEDKENVEEEEKKRTNEENTKKENDNSNYSSLMDTNDMFNKKKRELEEDHENSDDDVVCKYFFKKKLKKMNEENSLLLRKKQNKLIHCKSEDITQSNTLTEDRIYKGDFSGSKNYGSYEIDQDIKNDHRSIMERNIKIGEEILKGNLKDNIYRGKDAHEKAIMINKDSLAKNKYTGLYGPVRSSGSNVRVTLRIDYEPCICKDYKETGYCGFGDTCIYLHDRSDYKSGWKIEQEYEQKRKRDEALRKEKMEKWNEKMLKKLKEKEQRLNNNNLNDNDIEHNNNNDQYSDENEKDSNQSNLSSCSHNENNSDTNSVDSDTSLPFACIKCKKKWKIEMNPSVTECMHYYCEKCFIDMFQKNKKCFKCGLQLNGIMNTAQNIIDILNKRKRLK, encoded by the coding sequence ATGTTTAAGAAAAGATGCATAGGCAATGTAAAGAACAGGAAAAAAGCAGAAGACATAAAAGATGGAgaagataaagaaaatgtagaagaagaagaaaaaaaaagaacaaatgaagaaaatacaAAGAAAGAGAATGATAATTCAAATTATTCGTCCTTAATGGATACAAATGATAtgtttaataaaaaaaaaagagaattAGAAGAAGATCATGAAAACAGTGATGATGATGTAgtatgtaaatatttttttaagaagaaattaaaaaaaatgaatgaaGAGAATTCCTTActtttaagaaaaaaacaaaataaattaatacaTTGCAAAAGTGAAGATATTACACAATCAAATACATTAACAGAGGATAGAATTTATAAGGGTGATTTTAGTGGGTCCAAAAATTATGGATCATATGAGATAGATcaagatataaaaaatgatcATAGATCTATAATGGAAaggaatataaaaataggtgaagaaatattaaaaggaaacttaaaagataatatatatagagGAAAAGATGCTCATGAAAAAGCTATAATGATTAACAAAGATAGTTTGgcaaaaaataaatatacagGTTTATATGGACCTGTACGTAGTAGTGGATCCAATGTGAGAGTAACTCTACGTATTGATTATGAACCTTGTATATGTAAAGATTATAAAGAAACTGGATATTGTGGATTTGGTGATAcatgtatttatttacatgATCGAAGTGATTATAAAAGTGGATGGAAAATTGAACAAGAATATGAACAAAAACGAAAAAGAGATGAAGCAttaagaaaagaaaaaatggaaaaatggaatgaaaaaatgttaaagaaattaaaagaaaaagaacaaagattaaataataataatttaaatgataatgatatagaacataataataataatgatcaATATTctgatgaaaatgaaaaggaTTCAAATCAATCAAATTTATCTTCTTGTTCAcataatgaaaataattcaGACACAAATTCAGTGGATAGTGATACTTCCCTTCCATTTGCATGtataaaatgtaaaaaaaaatggaaaataGAAATGAATCCAAGTGTTACTGAATGTATGCATTATTATTGTgaaaaatgttttattgatatgtttcaaaaaaataaaaaatgttttaagTGTGGTTTACAACTTAATGGTATTATGAATACCGCCcaaaatattattgatatattGAATAAGAGGAAAAGACTAAAATGA
- a CDS encoding hypothetical protein (conserved Plasmodium protein, unknown function): MKELIDKVNFQNLEENYNAKKIYVTKKIPFNAILNKKKQEQDKKEDNKLFKAVKTYYITKLKRKTFFIISNEYYKSQSILYFFKLKDIDRKRKWVFYSLLKNKLQGKIKRCVMNSLNSFTDATTRFYIKLKYFNILKNNFLNTKGIYLKIKKKRINSVIINIFYKWLDLSVKCLHMKYQKAKGYYILRKKRRIFNLWKRMINDKKFFKKIDIIFFKLEEIAYSWEHK, from the exons ATGAAAGAACTTATTGACAAAGTAAACTTTCAAAATTTGGAAGAGAATTATAATGCtaagaaaatatatgtaacTAAGAAAATACCTTTTAATGCTATACt gaataaaaaaaaacaggaacaagataaaaaagaagacaataaattatttaaagCTGTTAAAACCTATTATATTACTAAgttaaaaagaaaaacattttttataatatcaaaTGAATACTATAAATCACAAAGtatattgtatttttttaaattaaaagatatagATCGAAAGAGAAAATGGGTTTTCTATTCGCTTTT aaaaaataaattgcagggcaaaataaaaagatgTGTTATGAATTCTTTAAATAGTTTTACTGATGCAACAACAagattttatataaaattaaaatattttaatattcttaaaaataaCTTTTTGAATACCAAAGggatatatttaaaa ataaaaaagaagagAATAAACAGtgttattattaacatattttaCAAATGGCTTGATTTATCTGTAAAATGTTTACACATGAAATATCAAAAGGCAAAAGGTTACTatattttaagaaaaaagaGAAGGATTTTTAATTTATGGAAAAGAATGATAAATGacaaaaaattttttaaaaaaattgatataatttttttcaaattgGAAGAAATTGCCTACTCTTGGGAACacaaataa